A genomic window from Planococcus rifietoensis includes:
- a CDS encoding STAS domain-containing protein, whose amino-acid sequence MTRSPLAEWPLPAFQLNNSFAVVDYSQEAEQLFGKPKRFFELLDEGSHAKAERLLKTRGSKKPIELNFTTAAGFFLADVYYRWDSDFSLNLVLVPKDDQMAAITAQLIRLRGRLKETDYELLKEKERSDALLDKVRELSAPCIAIGGGYVLIPLFGNLDAKKVEAIRPYIVTRIYEYEAETVVIDLTAMGSVTQEGVSYLESLVQTLGVMGIDAVITGVKPDHAQKLHLLKREMNLRFEASLESVLTTASENQ is encoded by the coding sequence TCAATTAAACAATAGCTTTGCGGTCGTCGATTATTCCCAAGAGGCAGAACAGCTTTTCGGAAAACCAAAAAGATTTTTTGAATTACTCGATGAAGGCAGCCACGCCAAAGCGGAACGCTTGCTGAAAACACGCGGCAGCAAAAAACCTATCGAATTGAATTTCACCACAGCAGCTGGCTTCTTCTTGGCGGACGTCTATTACCGCTGGGATAGCGACTTTTCACTGAATCTTGTACTGGTGCCAAAAGATGACCAAATGGCTGCCATCACGGCTCAATTGATTCGCTTGCGGGGCCGCTTGAAAGAAACGGATTATGAATTGCTCAAGGAAAAAGAACGGTCGGATGCGCTGCTGGATAAAGTGCGTGAACTTTCCGCCCCGTGCATCGCAATCGGCGGAGGCTATGTGCTCATTCCGTTGTTCGGTAATTTGGATGCGAAAAAAGTTGAAGCGATCCGCCCGTATATTGTCACGCGCATCTATGAATACGAAGCCGAAACGGTCGTGATCGATTTGACGGCGATGGGTTCGGTGACGCAAGAAGGCGTCAGTTATCTGGAATCGCTCGTGCAGACCTTGGGCGTCATGGGAATCGATGCGGTCATCACCGGCGTAAAGCCGGACCATGCCCAAAAATTGCATCTGTTGAAACGGGAAATGAATTTGCGTTTTGAAGCATCACTGGAATCCGTCCTGACAACAGCCTCAGAAAATCAGTGA